In a single window of the Carassius carassius chromosome 26, fCarCar2.1, whole genome shotgun sequence genome:
- the LOC132106092 gene encoding gastrula zinc finger protein XlCGF8.2DB-like — translation MEFIKEESEDVKIEEAFRIKQEDTETQTDLMLLKMESQELEVEEKNLCQIQRNFMTGEKPRLTEKISSRRRAQKTKPNQTQKQNLETHKSVHAKKMFVCDQCGKNFSKKKCLKIHVFIHSTEKPFMCNQCGKTFKLNKYLTTHMRVHTKERPFTCKQCGKSFSQEVHLDTHLKVHSGEKSITCDQCGKRFTRKGDLNTHMTLHTGVRPYICQVCAKSFSCKGNLNTHMRTHTGEKPFICDQCGKSFRFRATLSYHMTIHSRENSFICHQCGRSFTDRDDLKTHVMTHTGEKPNMCHHCGKSFSKQFLLKNHIRIHTGEKPFSCKQCGKSFAIKVNLQSHMRVHSGEKPFTCHHCGKSFKIKRNFNSHVSRHV, via the exons atggagtttattaaagaggagagtgaagacgtgaagattgaagaagCTTTCAGAATCAAACAAGAAGATACCGAGacacaaacag aCCTGATGCTGCTGAAAATGGAGAGTCAAGAACTCGAAGTGGAAGAGAAAAATCTGTGTCAGATTCAACGCAATTTCATGACGGGAGAAAAACCCAGACTGACTGAAAAGATTTCCTCCCGAAGAAGAGCTCAGAAGACcaaacctaatcaaacacaaaaacaaaaccttGAAACCCACAAGAGTGTTCATGCTAAAAAGATGTTTgtatgtgatcagtgtggaaagaatTTCTCAAAAAAGAAATGCCTTAAAATCCATGTATTTATTCACTCCACAGAGAAACCTTTCATGTGCAACCAGTGTGGAAagactttcaaattaaataaataccttacgactcacatgagagttcacacaaaAGAGAGGCCTTTCACCtgcaaacagtgtggaaagagcttttCACAAGAAGTACATCTGGACACTCACTTGAAAGTTCACTCTGGAGAGAAGTCGATCACATGTGACCAGTGTGGAAAGAGATTCACACGTAAAGGGGACCTTAATACCCACATGACTCTTCACACAGGAGTGAGACCTTACATCTGTCAAGTGTGTGCAAAGAGCTTTTCATGCAAAGGAAATCTTAACACTCACATGAgaactcacactggagagaagccctttatatgtgatcagtgtggaaagagtttcagattTAGAGCAACTCTTAGTTACCACATGACTATTCACTCAAGGGAAAACTCTTTCATTTGTCATCAGTGTGGAAGGAGTTTTACAGACCGAGATGATCTTAAGACTCATGTAATGactcacaccggagagaagcccAACATGTGCCAtcactgtggaaagagtttctcaAAGCAATTTCTCCTTAAGAATCACattagaattcacactggagagaaaccgttctcctgcaaacagtgtggaaagagtttcgccATTAAAGTAAACCTACAgtctcacatgagagttcactcTGGAGAGAAGCCATTCACCTGTCATcattgtggaaagagtttcaaaattaaaagaaactttAACAGTCATGTGAGCCGTCATGTGTAA
- the LOC132106047 gene encoding gastrula zinc finger protein XlCGF26.1-like isoform X2 codes for MAFIKVESEDLKIEETFRVKHEDTEEQTDLMALKEESQELNETEEKDQNEKHDFKTEEKSISCSQMSSPEKAQKTQNPNLRPFTCQQCGEIFINKESLEVHMKIHMEKKPLICPQCGKCFARKNHLNDHVRTHTGERPYICEQCGKSFTSKGNLNSHMRIHTGERPFTCQQCGKTFSRKESLEVHMKIHIDKKPLICPQCGKCCTWKSQLDSHMRIHTGEKPFTCEQCGKCFTQKTQLNAHMKIHTGEKPFPCKLCGKSFTHKVNLKTHMRTHTGERPFVCQQCGKSYRHNVNLNNHMKFHSRQIFNCYQCERSFTDMNELKNHVIVHTREDSFMCHHCGKSFSRKDILNIHVRVHTGEKPFPCQQCGKSFTARGNLATHMRVHTGEKPYKCPQCEKSFTYKNSMKLHLQTHSGKKSLFSTE; via the coding sequence TGAATGAAACGGAAGAGAAAGATCAAAATGAGAAACATGATttcaaaacagaagaaaaatCAATTAGTTGCTCACAGATGTCCTCACCAGAAAAAGCTCAAAAAACACAAAACCCAAACCTTAGacctttcacctgccaacagtgtggagaAATTTTCATTAACAAAGAAAGCCTTGAAGTCCACATGAAAATTCACATGGAAAAGAAGCCATTAatatgccctcagtgtggaaaatGTTTTGCACGGAAAAATCACCTTAATGACCACGTGAgaactcacactggagagagaccTTACATCTGcgaacagtgtggaaagagtttcacaagTAAAGGAAACCTTAAttcccacatgagaattcacactggagaaagaccatttacctgccaacagtgtggaaaaacgTTCAGTCGAAAAGAAAGCCTTGAAGTCCACATGAAAATTCACATTGATAAGAAGCCGTTAATATGtcctcagtgtggaaagtgttGTACATGGAAAAGTCAACTTGAttcccacatgagaattcacaccggagagaaacctttcacctgcgaacagtgtggaaagtgttttacACAAAAAACACAACTTAATGCCCACAtgaaaattcacactggagagaaacctttcccctgcaaactgtgtgggaagagtttcacgCATAAAGTCAATCTGAAGACTCACATGCGAACCCACACTGGAGAGAGACCTTTCgtctgccaacagtgtggaaagagctaCAGACATAATGTAAACCTTAATAATCACATGAAGTTTCACTCAAGACAAATCTTTAACTGTTATCAGTGCGAAAGAAGTTTCACAGACATGAATGAACTCAAGAATCATGTAATAGTTCACACCAGAGAAGACTCCTTCATGTGCCAtcactgtggaaagagtttctcaAGAAAAGATATCCTCAATATTCAcgtgagagttcacactggagagaaacctttcccctgccaacagtgtggaaagagcttcactGCTAGAGGAAACCTTGCaactcacatgagagttcacactggagagaagccgtacAAGTGTCCTCAGTGTGAGAAGAGTTTCACAtataaaaacagcatgaaacTGCATTTGCAAACTCATTCTGGGAAGAAATCATTATTCTCCACAGAGTGA
- the LOC132106047 gene encoding gastrula zinc finger protein XlCGF26.1-like isoform X3 — MALKEESQELNETEEKDQNEKHDFKTEEKSISCSQMSSPEKAQKTQNPNLRPFTCQQCGEIFINKESLEVHMKIHMEKKPLICPQCGKCFARKNHLNDHVRTHTGERPYICEQCGKSFTSKGNLNSHMRIHTGERPFTCQQCGKTFSRKESLEVHMKIHIDKKPLICPQCGKCCTWKSQLDSHMRIHTGEKPFTCEQCGKCFTQKTQLNAHMKIHTGEKPFPCKLCGKSFTHKVNLKTHMRTHTGERPFVCQQCGKSYRHNVNLNNHMKFHSRQIFNCYQCERSFTDMNELKNHVIVHTREDSFMCHHCGKSFSRKDILNIHVRVHTGEKPFPCQQCGKSFTARGNLATHMRVHTGEKPYKCPQCEKSFTYKNSMKLHLQTHSGKKSLFSTE; from the coding sequence TGAATGAAACGGAAGAGAAAGATCAAAATGAGAAACATGATttcaaaacagaagaaaaatCAATTAGTTGCTCACAGATGTCCTCACCAGAAAAAGCTCAAAAAACACAAAACCCAAACCTTAGacctttcacctgccaacagtgtggagaAATTTTCATTAACAAAGAAAGCCTTGAAGTCCACATGAAAATTCACATGGAAAAGAAGCCATTAatatgccctcagtgtggaaaatGTTTTGCACGGAAAAATCACCTTAATGACCACGTGAgaactcacactggagagagaccTTACATCTGcgaacagtgtggaaagagtttcacaagTAAAGGAAACCTTAAttcccacatgagaattcacactggagaaagaccatttacctgccaacagtgtggaaaaacgTTCAGTCGAAAAGAAAGCCTTGAAGTCCACATGAAAATTCACATTGATAAGAAGCCGTTAATATGtcctcagtgtggaaagtgttGTACATGGAAAAGTCAACTTGAttcccacatgagaattcacaccggagagaaacctttcacctgcgaacagtgtggaaagtgttttacACAAAAAACACAACTTAATGCCCACAtgaaaattcacactggagagaaacctttcccctgcaaactgtgtgggaagagtttcacgCATAAAGTCAATCTGAAGACTCACATGCGAACCCACACTGGAGAGAGACCTTTCgtctgccaacagtgtggaaagagctaCAGACATAATGTAAACCTTAATAATCACATGAAGTTTCACTCAAGACAAATCTTTAACTGTTATCAGTGCGAAAGAAGTTTCACAGACATGAATGAACTCAAGAATCATGTAATAGTTCACACCAGAGAAGACTCCTTCATGTGCCAtcactgtggaaagagtttctcaAGAAAAGATATCCTCAATATTCAcgtgagagttcacactggagagaaacctttcccctgccaacagtgtggaaagagcttcactGCTAGAGGAAACCTTGCaactcacatgagagttcacactggagagaagccgtacAAGTGTCCTCAGTGTGAGAAGAGTTTCACAtataaaaacagcatgaaacTGCATTTGCAAACTCATTCTGGGAAGAAATCATTATTCTCCACAGAGTGA